From a single Candidatus Vogelbacteria bacterium genomic region:
- a CDS encoding type IV secretion system DNA-binding domain-containing protein, which yields MLISPTLVIGSLLVLTTIVVGIFLLRRKPSFDALNLKVMSVRLPQSRLEEQKDFTDEINKTEQFISALAAINKPCVLETSVHNSLGDIHFYIAVPREVSDFVKQQIRGFFPDAQVADAHDYTIFNPDGGSVGAYLTLNKTPLLPIRTYRESGIDTFAGIVTTLSKLAETGDGASLQVVLRPAYGDENKKINNAIESLKQGKKFADIIKKPLFDLKPPKELEFVGKMMAPGTVTTEASPANSGVVDEEMVKTLSQKISKPLFAVNVRLVTSSGTQARAEDILLSLAGSFSQYTAPLRNGFKVVKPRTLKRLMFDYIFREFVSHNAMVLNTEEVASIFHLPTATINIPRINWLKAREAEPPNNLPDEGVIVGTSTFRGEEKLVRMTDKDRRRHFYTVGQTGTGKSFMMLNMAVQDMEAGKGLCVIDPHGDLIDDILARVPIERIDDVIVFDPGDLSRPLGLNMLEYDFSRPEEKTFIVNEIQSIFNRLFDKETMGPMFEQYMRNSLLLLMEDAKNEPATLMEVPRIFTDPEFRNKKLARITNPTVIDFWTKEASKTTGEQGLANMTPYITSKFGNFIANDYMRPIIGQPQSAFNFRQVMDEGKILLVNLAKGRIGDINAGLLGMVITGRILLAALSRTDVEESARRDFYLYIDEFQNFTTDSISVILSEARKYRLNLVIAHQFIAQLTDEIRESVFGNVGSMTAFRVGAADAESLVKHFGPTFNERDLITIENQNAFAKLLLNGEPAKPFNFKTNRAVSGSSEVKDKLKELSRLTYGRDLIDIEREILDRLRG from the coding sequence ATGTTAATTTCTCCTACTTTAGTCATTGGTTCACTCTTGGTCCTAACAACTATAGTGGTGGGGATTTTTTTATTGAGACGGAAGCCATCTTTCGATGCCCTTAACTTAAAGGTGATGAGTGTTCGGCTGCCTCAGTCCAGACTTGAAGAACAGAAAGATTTTACTGACGAGATTAATAAAACAGAACAATTTATTAGTGCTTTGGCGGCTATTAACAAGCCTTGTGTCCTGGAAACATCCGTTCACAATAGTTTGGGCGATATTCATTTTTACATTGCTGTACCTAGAGAAGTCAGTGATTTTGTCAAACAACAAATTAGGGGTTTTTTCCCTGATGCTCAAGTGGCTGATGCTCACGATTACACTATCTTTAATCCAGATGGTGGTAGCGTTGGTGCTTATCTAACTTTAAACAAAACGCCGCTTTTGCCGATCAGAACTTACCGAGAAAGTGGGATTGATACTTTTGCTGGGATTGTCACTACGTTGTCTAAGTTGGCTGAAACTGGTGACGGAGCTTCATTACAAGTAGTTTTGCGGCCAGCTTATGGCGATGAAAATAAAAAAATAAATAACGCGATTGAATCTCTAAAACAAGGAAAAAAATTTGCAGATATTATAAAAAAACCATTATTTGATTTAAAACCGCCAAAAGAGTTGGAGTTTGTTGGTAAAATGATGGCCCCTGGGACTGTTACTACTGAAGCTAGTCCGGCTAATTCGGGAGTAGTTGATGAAGAGATGGTAAAAACTTTGAGCCAAAAAATATCTAAACCTCTTTTTGCGGTTAATGTTAGATTGGTTACCTCATCGGGAACCCAGGCTCGAGCGGAGGATATTTTATTGTCATTAGCTGGTTCATTTAGTCAATACACAGCGCCGTTGCGTAATGGTTTTAAAGTAGTTAAACCAAGGACCTTGAAAAGATTAATGTTTGATTATATTTTTCGAGAATTCGTTAGTCATAATGCGATGGTTTTAAATACTGAAGAAGTGGCTAGTATTTTCCATTTACCAACAGCGACGATTAACATTCCTCGCATTAATTGGCTTAAAGCTCGAGAAGCTGAGCCACCGAATAATCTGCCAGATGAAGGGGTAATTGTTGGTACTAGTACTTTTAGAGGAGAGGAAAAATTGGTCCGAATGACAGACAAGGATCGTCGTCGCCACTTCTATACTGTCGGCCAAACAGGAACCGGTAAATCTTTTATGATGCTTAATATGGCAGTCCAAGATATGGAAGCTGGTAAAGGTTTATGTGTGATTGATCCCCATGGCGACTTGATTGACGATATTTTGGCTCGAGTGCCAATTGAAAGGATTGATGATGTGATAGTTTTTGATCCAGGTGACTTATCTCGTCCCCTTGGCTTAAACATGTTGGAGTACGATTTTAGTCGACCGGAAGAAAAGACTTTTATTGTTAACGAAATACAATCAATCTTCAATCGCCTATTTGATAAGGAGACTATGGGGCCGATGTTTGAACAATATATGCGTAACTCGCTATTGTTGTTGATGGAGGATGCTAAAAATGAACCAGCTACCTTAATGGAAGTGCCGCGGATTTTTACTGATCCAGAATTTCGTAATAAAAAACTAGCACGGATTACTAATCCAACGGTGATTGATTTTTGGACTAAAGAAGCTAGTAAAACAACCGGTGAACAGGGATTGGCTAATATGACCCCTTATATTACTTCCAAATTTGGCAACTTCATCGCTAACGACTATATGAGGCCGATTATTGGACAACCTCAATCTGCTTTTAATTTTCGCCAAGTTATGGACGAAGGAAAAATCTTGCTAGTTAATTTAGCTAAAGGCCGAATCGGTGATATTAACGCTGGTCTTTTAGGGATGGTGATTACCGGTCGGATATTGTTAGCAGCTTTATCAAGGACCGATGTTGAGGAATCAGCTCGACGAGACTTTTATCTCTATATTGATGAGTTTCAAAATTTTACGACAGACTCGATTTCAGTCATTTTGTCCGAGGCTCGTAAATATCGCCTTAACTTAGTAATTGCCCATCAGTTTATTGCTCAATTAACAGATGAGATTAGGGAGTCAGTTTTTGGTAACGTTGGGTCAATGACTGCCTTTCGGGTGGGTGCAGCTGACGCGGAAAGCTTAGTTAAACATTTTGGGCCAACCTTTAATGAACGAGATTTAATTACGATTGAAAATCAAAATGCCTTTGCTAAATTACTCTTAAATGGAGAACCGGCCAAACCTTTTAACTTTAAGACCAATCGAGCAGTATCAGGATCAAGTGAGGTTAAAGATAAACTAAAAGAACTATCCCGTTTAACCTACGGGCGTGACCTGATTGACATTGAAAGAGAGATCTTAGACCGCCTCAGGGGTTAG